A genomic stretch from Actinomadura rubteroloni includes:
- a CDS encoding DUF6421 family protein, with product MSHSTASEVIEEVNQIREKIKESRESFRDPDFLGRLAQQIEDSPALSRQPIARALADDLRKLPSEPRLSAVKAHINEQRDNHLFSLFDASYFPALSLEYLTYETLPTNPHLAARYASNTMPVNITECSEGFKSRVVVALFPENHVDGVQHGDDMIFYFIDKFVERHNRITRKMIDAVMADGSFPALRGIDDKTVEQASSWWVRLHEYHHRQGDMPIPEFLPIKKLKPLAGLEELRVDVSGMLACLNDPDLPATEAQLAYEYILSERLLRYSVEGIPRPNYDAVASQLLFNYLSEHGGIGLDGGLISLYPELPSVLAEFLGEIERIESEIHFLPAEDVQRKLLTFTNQYTDYDPEARDYRHIPFFGEIKARLGV from the coding sequence ATGTCACACAGCACGGCATCCGAGGTAATCGAAGAGGTCAACCAGATCCGCGAGAAGATCAAGGAGTCGCGCGAGTCCTTCCGCGACCCGGACTTCCTCGGTCGGCTCGCCCAGCAGATCGAGGACTCGCCCGCCCTGAGCCGTCAGCCCATCGCCCGGGCGCTGGCCGACGACCTGCGGAAACTCCCGTCGGAGCCGCGTCTGTCCGCCGTCAAGGCGCACATCAACGAGCAGCGGGACAACCATCTCTTCTCGCTGTTCGACGCCTCGTACTTCCCCGCCCTGTCGCTGGAGTACCTGACGTACGAGACGCTGCCGACCAACCCGCACCTGGCCGCCCGGTACGCGAGCAACACCATGCCGGTCAACATCACGGAGTGCTCGGAGGGGTTCAAGTCCCGGGTGGTCGTGGCCCTCTTCCCCGAGAACCACGTCGACGGCGTCCAGCACGGCGACGACATGATCTTCTACTTCATCGACAAGTTCGTGGAACGCCACAACCGCATCACCCGCAAGATGATCGACGCGGTCATGGCGGACGGGAGTTTCCCCGCGCTGCGCGGCATCGACGACAAGACCGTCGAGCAGGCTTCGTCCTGGTGGGTGCGGTTGCACGAGTACCACCACCGGCAGGGCGACATGCCCATCCCGGAGTTCCTTCCCATCAAGAAGTTGAAGCCTCTAGCAGGGCTGGAAGAACTGCGGGTGGACGTCTCGGGAATGCTCGCCTGCCTGAATGACCCCGACCTGCCCGCGACCGAGGCGCAGCTCGCGTACGAGTACATCCTCTCCGAGCGGCTGCTCCGCTATTCGGTGGAGGGGATCCCGCGTCCGAACTACGACGCGGTGGCGTCCCAGCTCCTCTTCAACTACCTCTCCGAACACGGTGGAATCGGACTCGACGGAGGTTTGATCAGCCTGTACCCCGAGCTTCCCTCTGTACTGGCGGAGTTCCTCGGGGAGATCGAACGAATCGAAAGCGAGATCCACTTCCTTCCCGCGGAGGACGTACAGCGAAAACTTCTCACATTCACCAATCAGTACACCGACTACGACCCCGAGGCCCGCGACTACCGCCACATCCCGTTCTTCGGCGAGATCAAGGCCCGCCTGGGCGTCTGA